Proteins from one Candidatus Desulfovibrio trichonymphae genomic window:
- a CDS encoding 4Fe-4S binding protein: protein MARHFKKREARRLTFCVQTASLATFLFLLFSVAGSLAELWLPADIFLRLDPLAALLMPTADRQWVPTLAPGLALLLLTVAAGRFFCGWICPFGATLTLIRRLTKSFAPCLKKDALSKAGWRHIKYFALLAMLGAAALGVNDFYWGSPIPLITRFYALLLHPLLLLLGNFGLTVGQPLFAAFDWTGLSYLQVNLRRFDSLYFLLAFFGTLFLLEHIRPRFWCRYLCPAGGLLALFAIRPFWRRRVAACTHCGRCMRECPSGAIDPDTMETRHGECFVCRACVTACPERGVAFGRGSFAALSGGATVDEEGGRDAVGVGASSSPLPSRRAFLGATGMGMLLAGVQRSGAHSLLGADSREGILSAACIRPPGAVPESRFSALCLRCGECMKVCPANALQPAWLAAGPEGLFSPVLTPRLGPCEPGCNACGRVCPSQAIAALPLPEKQWAKVGTAVVLRERCLVWAEGRRCMVCQEVCPYGAVKILQQKGIAAPAPVVDAARCYGCGYCERHCPVRVSAVVVEPLNALRLNRGSYMEAGMSAGLSLKPQNREGAGAAPDKTRALPEGELPPGFNE, encoded by the coding sequence ATGGCGCGGCATTTCAAAAAACGCGAGGCTCGCCGTCTGACGTTTTGTGTGCAGACGGCGAGCCTCGCGACTTTTTTATTTCTGCTGTTCAGCGTGGCCGGGTCATTGGCGGAACTGTGGCTCCCGGCGGACATTTTTCTGCGTTTGGATCCGCTGGCGGCCCTGCTCATGCCCACGGCCGACCGGCAATGGGTTCCGACACTTGCGCCCGGTCTCGCGCTTCTGCTTCTGACCGTGGCGGCCGGCCGGTTTTTTTGCGGCTGGATTTGCCCTTTCGGCGCCACGCTGACACTGATTCGCCGACTGACAAAGTCATTCGCGCCCTGTTTGAAAAAAGACGCCTTGTCCAAGGCGGGATGGCGGCATATCAAGTATTTCGCCCTGCTGGCTATGCTCGGTGCGGCCGCGCTGGGAGTCAACGATTTTTACTGGGGTTCTCCCATCCCGCTGATAACCCGTTTTTATGCGCTTCTGCTGCACCCTTTGCTGCTCTTGCTCGGCAATTTCGGTCTGACGGTCGGGCAGCCGTTGTTTGCGGCTTTCGACTGGACAGGCCTGAGTTACCTGCAGGTGAATTTACGTCGTTTTGACAGCCTGTATTTTCTTTTGGCTTTTTTTGGCACGCTGTTTCTGCTTGAGCACATACGGCCGCGTTTCTGGTGCCGCTATCTTTGTCCGGCGGGAGGGCTGCTCGCTCTTTTCGCCATACGTCCTTTCTGGCGGCGCAGGGTCGCGGCCTGCACACATTGCGGACGTTGCATGCGGGAGTGTCCCTCCGGGGCCATTGACCCGGACACTATGGAAACACGGCACGGTGAATGCTTTGTCTGTCGCGCGTGTGTGACCGCATGCCCCGAGCGCGGCGTCGCGTTCGGGCGCGGCTCTTTTGCCGCGCTCTCCGGCGGGGCGACTGTGGACGAAGAGGGCGGGCGCGATGCTGTCGGCGTCGGGGCGTCTTCTTCTCCCCTGCCGTCGCGGCGGGCTTTTTTGGGCGCGACCGGCATGGGCATGCTTTTGGCAGGCGTGCAGCGCTCCGGCGCGCACAGCCTGCTGGGCGCGGACAGTCGAGAGGGGATCCTGTCGGCAGCCTGCATCCGTCCGCCCGGAGCAGTGCCGGAATCCCGTTTCTCGGCGCTTTGTCTGCGGTGCGGCGAATGCATGAAGGTTTGCCCTGCCAATGCTTTGCAGCCTGCGTGGCTGGCTGCCGGGCCGGAAGGTTTGTTCAGTCCTGTGCTCACGCCCAGACTCGGGCCCTGTGAACCGGGGTGCAATGCATGCGGCCGTGTGTGCCCCAGCCAGGCCATTGCCGCATTGCCTTTGCCGGAAAAACAATGGGCAAAAGTGGGGACGGCCGTTGTGCTGCGCGAGCGTTGTCTTGTGTGGGCGGAAGGGCGGCGTTGCATGGTCTGCCAGGAAGTCTGCCCTTATGGCGCGGTAAAGATTTTGCAACAGAAGGGCATTGCGGCGCCGGCGCCTGTTGTCGACGCGGCACGCTGCTATGGCTGCGGGTATTGCGAACGCCATTGCCCGGTCAGGGTGTCGGCCGTTGTGGTTGAGCCTCTCAATGCCCTGCGTTTGAACAGAGGATCATATATGGAAGCCGGCATGTCAGCCGGTTTGAGCCTGAAGCCACAGAACAGGGAGGGTGCGGGCGCCGCTCCTGACAAGACGCGGGCACTGCCGGAAGGCGAACTGCCGCCGGGCTTCAACGAATAG